The region GGCTAAGTTTCATATCTGGACacagattttcagacatttggTTCTGAATTTCATGTAAGTCCTCATTCAGCAACAGTCCCATAAGGAACCATGGAAACTGGTGGAAACCGACTATTCACGTCCTGATTGTGGCTCCTCGTGtattacgaatttcactgttgGCATAGCATGGGATGACCCTATCTATAGTTTCTTGATCCTCGtaggaaaaaacactaaaattttcagacaaatttgtgCAACAGTTTTCCCATCAAGGAATAAACAGTTGGTAAGAATACTGAAACGGTCCAGAAAAGATACGTTCCTTATGCAGCGGATGAGGAGAAAATATCCTGCTCGTTTTATTCCAACAGATTCAAAGACATTTTCAGGCAAAACTTTGGACGATTTTTTCTGATTCGTTCCGTTTCCCACACTTGAATATGTAGATGAAACATGAAATAGGAGTAATATAACTGTCTTACCTGATCTTATTTTTACATTGTAGAAGCTCAGTTTCACAATTAGCTAGTTTTGATCGCAGCAGAGTCATTTCAGACTTCAGAGTTTTTTCCTGTTGgtgaacaatttcattttcctcctcTATTTGACCCAGTGCTTGGAGCTGttattagagaaaaaattgatcaagATTCAAAAAAGATTTGCTTTGCAAGAGATAATacaatacgaaaaaaaaaaatacactttaaGGCTTTTCTGATGTGACAACTGGCAAGGGCAGAGACAAAATGGTCCTTCCTAGATCACTATGGATCCTGTAATTCTTTCCTTTGtccctcattttcaagaaatttcagtaTGGCTTGACCTCTCAAAATGAGAAGAAATAACGCTACCTAAAAACTGACCAATTTCTTAGCGTGCTTGAACTTTGCAAATAATTGTACCTGGCCAGAGCCAATTCCAATAACCAAAATTTCGCGTAATAGCTGGAAATCAGTTCCAACTGTACTGCAAAGTTGTAAAACCAAAGggttttgaacaatttttacatCGATTTTTCGGAGTCTCATAAGTCTcaaaaacttctgaaaaattcCTTTCGGTCCCTTTCTTCTATTTcagatggaattaaaaaatgggAGCAAGAGATCTAATACTACAAACTATAGGATGATTGATGATAAATCATTGATTTGACTGTGCTTAGATATCAATCATTTCTTCAGACTGAGAGCCTTCCTTCCGTACTCAAAGTTAATGTAGAACTGCTCAAACCAATAAATGAGTAGGGAAACAGGAAACATACAAGAATGATATAATCATTACCTGGTCTTCTGTTTGTCGACCAATTGCTTCAACTCGCGCCACCTCTTGCGCAAGGTACTCCATTTGATGATGCTGCTCTCTCGTCTTTCCTTCCCAGTACAAGATTTCCGCATCATACTGGTgacaatatttcaaaaatcttcatgatattttccaaaaaaaaaaattgttacacaAAATTTGACTGTATTATTAGGGAAATGGAAACAAAGTACTTCCAACTTGAAATTACAATGCTGCTTGAAAATGGGAAGGAATTGATCCTGAAAATGGTATGATACTTTCACTgaagaaattttctcaaaaatttagaCAAGCTGCCATTAAAAGGGTAGAAAAAGTGACAAGCtttaaacaattaattttacCTTCTTCGTTCCACAGGGATGACTTAGTCTCACATTAGATGGAACGAATAAATCTCGTATGAAGGAGaatgatctaaaaaataaagccaTGAAGGAAAAGTATATAAAAAGGTGAAGATGTCTAACCTTTGAGAGTTCTGCTTGCTGAACAGATAACTTATCCCGTTGGCAATTGACTAACCTTACGAGGTCTCGATACTGAGAGTTCAGCAACAATGCTTCATTAGCACTTCCAGTCTGCTGCAGTTCCTGTAAGAAAAGTAGGAAAAGTTAGatgcaacaaaaaaataattcaaataatTTATTACAATACGCAGGTAACATTTAATGAATGACTGAACTAGGAGACAACATCTCTTAGTTGCACGGTTTCATAATTTCTGCTACtgtttattaataaaaaaagatttaggatcatttttttaaatttacactgAACAAGctaggagaaaaaaggaaatttcatcgaaatttttgaggaattataAGAAGTAATTCTTCAATTGGAGAATTAAGTACGATCAGAAGCTCATAATTTTGCAAACCGAAGTACATGGTTTACAAGGATAGCCATTATTATACTATCCAAAGAGTGAGAAAACAGTGATCTGTGAgaaaatttaatattctgaGACGGAGCTACAACTTTTCTTTCCAATTCGATAAATATGACTAAACTACAAAGATTTCATCCTTGGACCAAAGTCCCTTGCCCAGAAGACAATCacttacatatcgacggtgtaagtcgtcaatcacataactcggtttgcgacgtcgcagacttcctgtcatactttatttttttaatggaaaactactcaacggcatttCTTTagaactgctgtgatttttcttctctgtgcgaagaaaattctgcataaactttaaggaataatgttctcttttaaaaaaatagcatagaggtggagatttttagacaccgcaaacaagttctgtgattgccgacttacaccgtcaatatacatttgattaaaattttttaaaaaaaaaaaaaaaaaaaaattagagggaaaagaaaaaatagactaggaagaagaagaaaataccTTTAGCAGACTTCTCTTTGGTTTTACTCTAATACTGGTGATAGAATTGGGAGGAGAAACTCTGGCAGGGTTGACTGAGGGAGGCGGCGGATCTCGATAAGGTGGGAGCACCCTCTGAGCTGGAGATCTACCATTGGACGGAGGAGTGCCACCCACTCCATTCACACTATTCAGTGCGACCTGAAAACAAGCATACGTAACAGATGATGAGCCTAATGACAAGATCCTGTCTCCTGGGTTACCTATTCACTTGAATGTAGCAAACATATTTGTGAGAGGAGCAGAGGCAGTGTTCGAAATTCACCttggagtttcaggagccatgtggcgcatcacgctcgatttttaggggccaaattgactttttgcctatgtaTCACGGCGCTTTTAGAgacaagttagacgcaagatgttttagttacagggCTAGTAGCTGTTTCTtgggagaaatttcgaaaatcaccgaacagaaaaactatgattttggaggggggggggggcaatttttaggagccacgaTGGCACatagccttcattttttaggcgctgtgaccgatttcttaggcgcatttggcgcgttatcgcctgtgagtttcgaacactgagcaGAGGCCAATTGGATATTaggataaaatgaaaatatgggctgaaaatgaaaaatattttggagagTTAAAAAGTTAAAGAAAGTTGGAGGGTTATAGTTAGTCTTACCTGTCAATCACCTTGAAAGCAATGttgttttcattaattaaaagaAGTCTCAAAACAAGTTAAATGAGACAGACCACACCATAAACGGGCAAAAATTCAATCCAAACTTTCCTTGGTTTTAAGTACATagatgatacatcattctctttcattatcttttttttctcgttgCCCTCACCAGTGTAATACTGAGCAATGCTGAAACTCTGAAGACATGGATCTCCAACGCGGTGTTgcaatttcctctttttctctgtttttttttttttttacgagggtggttttttaaaagatatttgtgttcaaaattttcggagTGGATTCTTGATAGGAGGTAAAAAAAACGTACACATTGTGTCTGACAACAGCGATCAATCAttcataaagagaaaaaaaagacgggGTATCAGCAAAACCGAAAATCAAGATGTACACttatgaagtttcaaaattcaaatgatATGCTGCATGTTCACTTCCTAAGATAAAAATGTAAtctctgaagaaaaaaaggacCTTACGACAGGTGCAACATTTTCAGGGGAGTGATAATGGTGTAATCAAATTTACAGATTTCAACAGAAAACTTCGTATGGCGTCTACAAATATACATGTAGAGTGGTTTTAATAGTTTTTGTGCCAGTATGTAAAGAGGCATATTAACCCAGCAATTATGTACCCTGACCAATGACCACGTAGTCTTCGCTAAACTACATTATTGAACTTCAGCCACACCATATCTCAGGTTCCATTTTACAATTTTGGGAACTTCCTGTCTCAAAATAGCCATGGAAAACCAATCTATTCTCCGAAGTTAATAACTCAATTTGAGATTTCTCTGAACTAAGGTCCCTTTTCCCTTAGACAAGGCGGATGTTTTTTCTTAAATGCAGATCATTGCTTTGTTTGACTCTTACTAATTCTGAAGAAATTAGCATCTACTATCCACTGGTCACTTCTAAGGACCCTGGATGACATTACCTGTTGACTAGAAGAGAACGGCTCACATGAATTTGCTAGATTACAGTATGGaccagtttctttgtctttcaCATGAAGACTATTGGACACAGTTGAGCCTGCTGTTGGTGATGACTGTGGTTGCTGAGATGCTGCGCGGGTCCCGTTGTCTCCTCGACGATGTTCGACGCGGTTACTGGCACCACTGAAGGTCAATGATTTGCGAATGTCTTTATTCCGCTCATGGAAACTTGATGCATCACCAAGACTGGCTGTGGGAGATATGGGACCTTGTGAATGAGAGCTGTTGTTGTTGGCATTTGGTGTTGAGCTTGCTGATCGCTGTAATATGAACTGGACATCGTTTGAGTATTCACCCCACTTCATCAGAACCTGAAACAATGTGGTAGAGTGATCAAGGATTAAAAATGTCAGTTTTAATGCAAGGGTTCAGATTTgcattgctaaaaaaaatgacAGGGTTAAGCTAGGTATGAAATGCAGACTCTAGTTTCCGATAGTGCAcacttccttaaaaatttcgtttttttgagGGGTAACTAGTAGTTACTGCACATCATTGAGGGCAATTTTTTGTCGTCTTCTgggcgaaggaacgtaactacatttcaatgttgctaaatttttcctttgcatttttACCTGGAGAAACTGGGATATTCTTAACagaaaagttcaacaatttttcacatgatctcatgcaaaaagcagacaaattttggacaaaaattgccaagaaacattcttgtaaaaaattgaattgtttgagttaattttgcaaccttggaatagagttttGTTCCATCGTGCAGGCAACTACGTTTTTAGGAATAtcttaaacatttttgagaggGGTGGCCATTAATATCCGTTTACTAGCTGTTCAAGGTGCGATCTTACAACTAGCAACTAAAATTTAATATCTGCTGAATTCTTTTGAGGTAATTTGATTGATAATCGATGCCTCCACAAAGAATTCTATGATGTTAAAGGTTATAGATTGCAACTTTTCACAAATATTCGAAATCTTATTGTTCCAGAGCTGCTCCtgtgtttttctttcagaaatttttaaattgtaacTACTTATTGGTATTGGTGAAAGATTCAAAGGGCTGAATGGCACAGACACAT is a window of Bemisia tabaci unplaced genomic scaffold, PGI_BMITA_v3 DNA encoding:
- the RASSF8 gene encoding ras association domain-containing protein 8 isoform X1 — its product is MELKVWVEGIQRIVCGVTESTTCQDVVYALAHATGKTGRFSLTERWRNNERLLSPQDQPLQVLMKWGEYSNDVQFILQRSASSTPNANNNSSHSQGPISPTASLGDASSFHERNKDIRKSLTFSGASNRVEHRRGDNGTRAASQQPQSSPTAGSTVSNSLHVKDKETGPYCNLANSCEPFSSSQQVALNSVNGVGGTPPSNGRSPAQRVLPPYRDPPPPSVNPARVSPPNSITSIRVKPKRSLLKELQQTGSANEALLLNSQYRDLVRLVNCQRDKLSVQQAELSKYDAEILYWEGKTREQHHQMEYLAQEVARVEAIGRQTEDQLQALGQIEEENEIVHQQEKTLKSEMTLLRSKLANCETELLQCKNKIRLLMEEVQMEQRLLARETEEKQHLERSILAEVERLQQEVEQVKQDTEMAAQCGDSLHREVASLEAAMIEKKRQVEKLVNDMKEANLQSLAVAPAEELKLLLEGSTFCLGPHKPGSIRRMIGSPRQLENAVPTSKNPHGVWV
- the RASSF8 gene encoding ras association domain-containing protein 8 isoform X2, whose protein sequence is MELKVWVEGIQRIVCGVTESTTCQDVVYALAHATGKTGRFSLTERWRNNERLLSPQDQPLQVLMKWGEYSNDVQFILQRSASSTPNANNNSSHSQGPISPTASLGDASSFHERNKDIRKSLTFSGASNRVEHRRGDNGTRAASQQPQSSPTAGSTVSNSLHVKDKETGPYCNLANSCEPFSSSQQVALNSVNGVGGTPPSNGRSPAQRVLPPYRDPPPPSVNPARVSPPNSITSIRVKPKRSLLKELQQTGSANEALLLNSQYRDLVRLVNCQRDKLSVQQAELSKYDAEILYWEGKTREQHHQMEYLAQEVARVEAIGRQTEDQLQALGQIEEENEIVHQQEKTLKSEMTLLRSKLANCETELLQCKNKIRLLMEEVQMEQRLLARETEEKQHLERSILAEVERLQQEVEQVKQDTEMAAQCGDSLHREVASLEAAMIEKKRQVEKLVNDMKEANLQSLAVAPAEELKLLLEGPHKPGSIRRMIGSPRQLENAVPTSKNPHGVWV